One region of Prosthecobacter fusiformis genomic DNA includes:
- a CDS encoding aspartate kinase, with product MALIVQKYGGTSVGNPERIRNCARRILETQRAGNQVVAVVSAMSGVTDSLIKLSKEVSPEQEPSEREMDVLLSTGEQTTIALTAMAINALGGKAVSLTGAQAGISTDRMHTKARIVNITPDAVHKMLDEGNIVMLAGFQGETASGEITTLGRGGSDLTAIAMAAAIKADLCQIYTDVDGVYTCDPRVVKCATKIEEISYDEMLEMASSGSKVMQSRSVEFAKKFGVRFEVRSSLNNNPGTLVKEETPGMESVVVRGVSLERNQAKITIDDVPDRPGISSVIFGAIASANIMIDMIVQNVSFDGETDISFTLSAADLPKAEKALRDILSTLGENVALRTESGVAKLSVVGIGMRSHSGVAAKMFKALADVSVNILMISTSEIKTAVIVQEADIENASRAVHTAFGLDAA from the coding sequence ATGGCCCTCATTGTCCAGAAATACGGCGGTACATCCGTCGGCAACCCCGAACGCATCCGTAACTGCGCCCGCCGCATCCTGGAGACGCAGCGTGCGGGGAACCAGGTCGTGGCCGTAGTCTCAGCTATGTCCGGTGTGACGGATTCGCTGATCAAACTTTCCAAGGAAGTCTCGCCTGAGCAGGAGCCGAGCGAGCGTGAAATGGATGTGCTGCTTTCCACAGGGGAGCAGACGACCATTGCGCTGACGGCCATGGCCATCAATGCACTGGGCGGCAAGGCCGTATCCCTCACAGGGGCACAGGCCGGGATATCCACCGACCGCATGCATACCAAAGCACGCATCGTGAACATCACGCCGGATGCAGTGCACAAGATGCTGGATGAAGGCAACATCGTCATGCTGGCTGGATTCCAGGGTGAAACGGCCAGCGGAGAGATCACCACACTGGGGCGCGGTGGCAGTGACCTGACCGCCATCGCGATGGCCGCAGCGATCAAAGCGGACCTCTGCCAGATCTATACGGACGTGGACGGAGTTTATACCTGCGACCCACGTGTCGTTAAGTGCGCCACAAAGATCGAAGAAATCAGCTACGATGAAATGCTGGAAATGGCCAGCAGCGGCAGCAAAGTGATGCAGAGCCGAAGTGTGGAATTTGCAAAGAAATTTGGCGTGCGTTTTGAAGTGCGCAGCAGCCTCAACAACAACCCTGGAACCCTTGTGAAAGAAGAAACCCCCGGTATGGAATCCGTCGTCGTGCGCGGCGTCAGCCTTGAGCGCAACCAGGCCAAGATCACCATTGACGATGTGCCAGACCGTCCGGGCATCTCTTCTGTGATCTTCGGTGCCATCGCCAGCGCGAATATCATGATCGACATGATCGTGCAGAACGTGTCGTTTGACGGTGAGACGGACATTTCATTCACCCTGAGTGCCGCAGACCTGCCAAAGGCGGAGAAGGCACTGCGTGATATCCTCAGCACTTTGGGTGAAAACGTTGCCCTGCGCACAGAATCCGGCGTGGCTAAGCTGAGCGTGGTCGGTATTGGCATGCGCAGCCACAGCGGTGTCGCGGCCAAGATGTTCAAAGCGCTCGCGGACGTAAGCGTAAACATCCTCATGATCTCCACCAGTGAGATCAAGACCGCAGTCATCGTTCAAGAGGCCGATATTGAGAATGCCTCCCGTGCCGTGCATACGGCCTTTGGGCTGGATGCAGCCTAA